In one window of Paracoccus saliphilus DNA:
- a CDS encoding TRAP transporter small permease → MRLLLDQFEKLVCAVLLLLMTLLGFANVVVRYGTNQSLAATEELLTGGFVLLTVFGAAIAARRGEHLAVELVTNMLPAPLRRAVIVIATLLSVLLLAASVWFCWQLLLNQMGNGMRSYALGLPLWWYSAGLPFGFALVLIRYVQAALKGPARND, encoded by the coding sequence ATGCGCCTGCTGCTGGATCAGTTCGAGAAACTCGTCTGCGCGGTGCTGCTCTTGCTGATGACGCTGCTTGGCTTTGCCAATGTCGTCGTCCGCTACGGCACCAACCAGTCGCTGGCCGCGACCGAGGAATTGCTGACCGGCGGCTTCGTGCTGCTGACGGTCTTCGGTGCGGCCATCGCCGCGCGGCGGGGCGAGCACCTGGCTGTCGAACTGGTCACCAACATGCTGCCCGCCCCCTTGCGGCGGGCGGTTATCGTCATTGCCACCCTGCTGTCGGTGCTGCTGCTGGCCGCCTCGGTCTGGTTTTGCTGGCAGTTATTGCTCAACCAGATGGGCAACGGCATGCGCAGCTATGCGCTTGGCCTGCCGCTCTGGTGGTATTCCGCCGGCCTGCCCTTCGGCTTTGCGCTGGTGCTGATCCGCTATGTCCAGGCAGCACTGAAAGGTCCGGCACGCAATGATTGA
- a CDS encoding DctP family TRAP transporter solute-binding subunit, giving the protein MFTKMALGLTTALALCLPASAESLRLSHNTGDTTTWQQGADKFAELLAAETGDEYEVRVFPNAQLSGGDQMKQAEMTGRGAIDLVLTSAINVTPLAPEMAAFSLPYLYADYDAVDRTTAGKAGDKMEEIMAGHGIRILAWGENGFREVTNSKHPIKSPEDMNGLKMRVAGPMYIDVMNDLGANPQQMQWTETFPALQQGVVDGQENPIGAVIIPQRVYEVQKYITPWHYSYDPLFLGISKEKWDGLDDETRAQFQKAADEAMAYQIEISREATAEGLEFLKEQGMEVYEPTPEDLAAFKEATQPSFDKWSEQIGADIVKLFTDEASAQ; this is encoded by the coding sequence ATGTTCACGAAAATGGCCCTTGGGCTGACAACCGCGCTTGCCCTGTGCCTGCCCGCCAGCGCCGAATCGCTGCGCCTGTCGCATAATACCGGCGACACGACGACATGGCAGCAAGGCGCCGACAAATTCGCAGAGCTTCTGGCCGCAGAAACCGGCGACGAATACGAGGTCCGGGTCTTTCCGAATGCCCAGCTTTCGGGTGGCGACCAGATGAAACAGGCCGAGATGACCGGGCGCGGCGCCATCGACCTGGTGCTGACCTCGGCCATCAACGTCACCCCGCTGGCGCCGGAAATGGCCGCCTTCTCGCTGCCCTATCTGTATGCCGATTACGACGCGGTGGACCGCACCACGGCGGGCAAGGCCGGCGACAAGATGGAAGAGATCATGGCAGGCCACGGCATCCGCATCCTCGCATGGGGCGAGAACGGGTTCCGCGAGGTGACCAATTCCAAGCATCCGATCAAATCGCCCGAGGACATGAACGGCCTCAAGATGCGCGTCGCGGGCCCGATGTATATCGACGTGATGAACGATCTGGGCGCCAACCCGCAGCAGATGCAATGGACCGAGACCTTCCCGGCGCTGCAGCAAGGTGTCGTGGACGGGCAGGAGAACCCCATCGGCGCGGTGATCATCCCCCAGCGCGTCTACGAGGTGCAGAAATATATCACGCCATGGCATTACAGCTATGACCCGCTGTTCCTCGGCATCTCGAAAGAGAAATGGGATGGCCTCGACGACGAGACCAGGGCGCAGTTCCAGAAGGCCGCCGACGAGGCGATGGCCTACCAGATCGAGATCAGCCGCGAAGCCACCGCCGAAGGGCTGGAATTCCTGAAGGAGCAGGGCATGGAAGTCTATGAACCCACGCCCGAGGATCTGGCGGCCTTCAAGGAGGCGACACAGCCCAGCTTCGACAAATGGTCCGAGCAGATCGGCGCCGATATCGTCAAGCTGTTCACCGACGAAGCAAGCGCGCAGTAA
- a CDS encoding TRAP transporter large permease: MIDIGAGSMMVGLFFLFLILRVPVAFALGLSALAAMWQLGFGLDLVGDLLSASIGKFSLLAIPFFILAGNLMGKLGIADRMIRFFRVLVGGLPGGMGLVGTVVCLFWGAVSGSGPASVAAIGPMIIKSMEDDGYSRAFAAGLVSTGAAMSIVIPPSIGLVIYGVLAETSIADLFIAAIIPGLVCGALMLCALPFGRVKNATATKALSPNPYPGLSYGAALWRSFMDSFWGLMTPVVILGGIYSGIFTPTEAAIVASVYALAVGGLAYRTLNIRGLYECLADSAAGSSVVMLVVAYAGLFGWVVTVDDLIGQYSGALLGLSQNQWVILAVIMLVVLVAGMFMDAVTIMFICLPIFLPVMRELQWDPIWFGVLIMVNLAIGLITPPVGINLYVAANITRLPLEKVARGALPFLLTSVIGLAIIAAFPGLTQVLLP; this comes from the coding sequence ATGATTGATATCGGCGCGGGCAGCATGATGGTCGGGCTGTTCTTCCTGTTCCTGATCCTGCGGGTCCCGGTCGCCTTCGCGCTCGGCCTGTCAGCCCTGGCGGCGATGTGGCAGCTTGGCTTCGGCCTCGATCTGGTCGGAGATCTGCTGAGTGCCAGCATCGGGAAATTCTCGCTGCTGGCGATCCCCTTCTTCATCCTCGCCGGTAACCTGATGGGCAAGCTGGGCATTGCCGACCGGATGATCCGTTTTTTCCGGGTTCTGGTCGGAGGGCTGCCGGGCGGCATGGGGCTTGTCGGCACGGTGGTTTGCCTGTTCTGGGGCGCGGTCAGCGGCTCCGGCCCCGCCTCGGTCGCCGCCATCGGCCCGATGATCATCAAATCCATGGAAGACGACGGCTATTCCCGGGCCTTCGCGGCCGGGCTGGTCAGCACCGGCGCGGCCATGTCCATCGTCATCCCACCCTCGATCGGGCTGGTCATCTATGGCGTTCTGGCCGAAACCTCGATCGCCGACCTGTTCATCGCCGCGATCATCCCCGGCCTCGTCTGTGGCGCGCTGATGCTCTGCGCCCTGCCTTTCGGCCGGGTCAAGAACGCGACGGCCACGAAGGCACTGAGCCCGAATCCCTATCCCGGCCTGTCCTATGGCGCGGCGCTATGGCGCAGCTTCATGGACAGTTTCTGGGGGCTGATGACCCCGGTGGTGATCCTGGGCGGCATCTATTCCGGCATCTTCACCCCGACCGAGGCCGCCATCGTCGCCTCGGTCTATGCGTTGGCGGTCGGCGGGCTGGCCTATCGCACGTTGAACATTCGCGGCCTCTATGAATGCCTTGCCGACAGCGCGGCAGGATCTTCGGTGGTGATGCTGGTTGTCGCCTATGCCGGGCTGTTCGGTTGGGTGGTCACCGTGGATGACCTGATCGGGCAGTATTCCGGCGCGCTTCTGGGATTGTCGCAGAACCAATGGGTGATCCTCGCGGTGATCATGCTGGTGGTGCTGGTCGCGGGCATGTTCATGGATGCGGTGACGATCATGTTCATCTGCCTGCCGATCTTCCTGCCGGTGATGCGAGAGCTGCAATGGGATCCGATCTGGTTCGGCGTGCTGATCATGGTCAACCTCGCCATCGGCCTGATCACCCCGCCGGTCGGGATCAATCTTTACGTGGCCGCCAATATCACCCGCCTACCGCTGGAGAAAGTTGCCCGCGGCGCGCTGCCATTCCTGCTGACCAGCGTGATCGGCCTGGCCATCATCGCGGCTTTCCCGGGACTGACGCAGGTGCTACTGCCCTAG
- a CDS encoding GNAT family N-acetyltransferase, protein MTAPMREGTRLDDLNILDAAVLDQPVIETDRFVLRPLRPSDTGMISHYTADRRVAEGTRAIPHPLPPGASEGFVARALSPDRTEDVWAIDGSANRLDELLGVVSLTRMEGNQSELGFWIGAGFWNTGFATEAVEALVAANPHGSRTLFAEAFQDNPGSARVLTNSGFVYLGDAESWSVARNARVPTWTYLRKMG, encoded by the coding sequence ATGACTGCACCGATGCGGGAGGGAACGCGTTTGGATGATCTGAATATTCTTGATGCTGCAGTGCTGGATCAGCCAGTCATCGAAACTGATCGTTTCGTGCTGCGTCCGCTGCGCCCGTCCGACACTGGGATGATTTCGCACTATACGGCTGATCGCCGCGTGGCCGAGGGCACGCGGGCGATCCCGCATCCCTTGCCGCCCGGCGCATCCGAGGGCTTCGTCGCCCGTGCCCTTTCCCCTGACAGGACCGAGGATGTTTGGGCCATCGACGGCTCGGCCAATCGCCTGGACGAGCTTTTGGGTGTGGTGTCGCTGACCCGGATGGAGGGAAACCAGTCCGAGCTGGGTTTCTGGATCGGTGCGGGCTTCTGGAATACCGGCTTCGCGACCGAGGCGGTCGAGGCGCTGGTCGCGGCGAATCCACATGGTTCGCGGACCCTGTTCGCCGAGGCGTTCCAGGATAATCCCGGTTCGGCGCGGGTGCTGACCAATAGCGGCTTTGTCTATCTTGGCGATGCCGAGAGCTGGTCGGTGGCGCGCAATGCCCGGGTGCCGACTTGGACCTATCTGCGCAAGATGGGATGA
- a CDS encoding LLM class flavin-dependent oxidoreductase, whose product MSSIPYSLLDLSPVPEGFTAADAISNTIDLARHAEGWGYSRYWMAEHHNMPGIASAATAVLISLVAQATERMRVGAGGIMLPNHAPLTVAEAFGTLATAFPDRIDLGLGRAPGGDGAVIRALRRDPMADSFPQDVVELLDYFGPERPGATVRALPGEGTEVPVWILGSSLFGAQLAAHLGLPYAFASHFAPGDLEQALAVYRDRFRPSRWNEKPRAMLAINVFAADDSDDAHYLRTTMQLAFARLRTGMPGKLPRPTRDLDAEITPQMRRMVDQALRITAVGNREQVRDQLAALIETHEPDEVILTGQIHDHAARLRSFEIAAGAMQDL is encoded by the coding sequence ATGAGCAGCATTCCTTACTCCCTTCTTGATCTGTCGCCGGTGCCCGAGGGCTTTACCGCGGCGGATGCCATTTCCAACACGATCGACCTTGCCCGGCATGCCGAGGGCTGGGGCTATTCCCGCTACTGGATGGCCGAGCATCACAACATGCCCGGTATCGCCAGCGCCGCGACGGCGGTGCTGATATCGCTGGTGGCACAGGCGACCGAACGGATGCGCGTAGGGGCGGGCGGGATCATGCTGCCCAATCACGCGCCGCTGACCGTGGCCGAGGCTTTCGGCACGCTGGCGACGGCCTTTCCCGACCGGATCGATCTGGGGCTGGGGCGGGCTCCGGGCGGTGATGGCGCGGTGATACGGGCGCTGAGGCGTGATCCGATGGCCGACAGTTTTCCGCAGGACGTGGTGGAGCTTCTGGATTACTTCGGGCCAGAACGTCCCGGCGCGACGGTGCGGGCGCTGCCCGGGGAAGGCACGGAGGTTCCGGTCTGGATCCTGGGCAGCAGCTTGTTCGGGGCGCAACTGGCCGCGCATCTGGGGCTGCCCTATGCCTTCGCCAGCCATTTCGCCCCAGGCGATCTGGAGCAGGCACTGGCTGTCTATCGCGATCGTTTCCGCCCGTCTCGCTGGAATGAGAAGCCAAGGGCGATGCTGGCGATCAATGTCTTTGCCGCAGATGATTCAGACGATGCGCATTACCTGCGCACGACGATGCAACTGGCCTTTGCGCGGCTTCGCACCGGGATGCCCGGCAAGCTGCCTCGCCCGACCCGCGATCTCGATGCCGAGATCACCCCGCAGATGCGGCGCATGGTCGATCAGGCCCTGCGGATCACCGCTGTCGGAAACCGCGAGCAGGTGCGCGATCAGCTTGCCGCGCTGATCGAGACGCATGAACCTGACGAGGTGATCCTCACCGGTCAGATCCATGATCACGCCGCGAGGCTGCGCAGTTTCGAGATCGCTGCCGGGGCGATGCAGGACCTCTAG